Part of the Sandaracinaceae bacterium genome, CCTGTTCGACTCGGCCCGCATCTGCACGCTCCCCATGCCCTACGACCACGCGACCTTGGTCGAGGCGTGCAAGGCCACCGTGCGCGAGAACGGCCTCGACGAATGCTACCTGCGCCCGCTCGCGTTCATCGGGGACGGCGCCATGGGCCTGGGCGCCCGCGACAACCCCACCCGCGTGTGCGTCGTGGCCTGGCGCTGGGGCGCCTACCTGGGCGACGACGGAATCCAGAACGGCATCCGCGCGAAGATCAGCTCGTTCAGCCGCGCGGGCGTCAACTCGCTCATGGCCAAGGGCAAGGTCTGCGGCCACTACGTCAACTCCATCCTGGCCAAGCGCGAAGCGCTCGCCGCCGGCTACAACGAGGCGATCATGTTGGACCCGCAGGGCTACGTGTCCGAGGCCAGCGGCGAGAACATCTTCGTCATCCGCGACGGCGTGGTGTACACGCCCGCGCTCGGCGCCTCGATCTTGGGCGGCATCACGCGCGACTCGGTCATGCGCATCATGCGCGACATGGGCGTGCGCATCGTGGAGCGGCCGATGGGGCGCGACGAGCTCTACATCGCCGACGAGGTGTTCATGGTCGGCACGGCCGCCGAGGTCACCCCGGTCCGTGAGATCGACGACCGTCCGGTGGGCAAGGGCACACGCGGCCCCATCACCGCCGAGGTGCAGGACCGCTACTTCAAAGCCGTCCGCGGGGTCAACACCCCCGAGCCCAGCTGGCTCGACATCGTCTGACCCCCGTCGC contains:
- a CDS encoding branched-chain amino acid transaminase, producing the protein MVDKVEKIWMDGALIPWDAAQIHVLTHTLHYGLGVFEGIRCYKLDDGRSAIFRLDEHIRRLFDSARICTLPMPYDHATLVEACKATVRENGLDECYLRPLAFIGDGAMGLGARDNPTRVCVVAWRWGAYLGDDGIQNGIRAKISSFSRAGVNSLMAKGKVCGHYVNSILAKREALAAGYNEAIMLDPQGYVSEASGENIFVIRDGVVYTPALGASILGGITRDSVMRIMRDMGVRIVERPMGRDELYIADEVFMVGTAAEVTPVREIDDRPVGKGTRGPITAEVQDRYFKAVRGVNTPEPSWLDIV